The segment CAACGTAGTATCAAATGCTTCATGTACGACTAACGGCCTTGCAGGTATTTCAAAAGTATTGAATGATCGTTTCGGCATCAAACATGCCATGATGACGACCATCCACTCTTATACAAATGACCAAATTCTATTGGATTCACCTCACAAAGATTATCGCCGTGCACGGGCAGCAGCAGAATCCATGATTCCGACAACTACAGGAGCTGCGGTAGCAGTAACAAAAGTATTGCCGGAACTGAAAGGCAAACTGGACGGAATGGCTATCCGCGTTCCTACACCGAACGTATCATTGATCGACTTAGTGGCAGAACTTGAAACAGAAGCTACTGTTGAAGATGTCAACAATGCGTTGAAAGAAGCTACTGAAAACGAATTGAAAGGTTACTTGGCTTATACGGACCTGCCACTGGTTTCTAGCGACTATAACGGCAACCCGGCTTCATCTACAATCGACGGTGCATCTACAATGGCGCTTGGCGGAAACATGGTGAAAGTTCTTTCATGGTATGACAACGAATCTGGTTATTCTGCACGTTGTATCGACCTTGCTCTTCACATGTATAAAACAGGATTGTAATCCCAAATTTATAGCTTAATTTCCGATGAACCTCTATAATGGAAGAGGGTAGAGGGGTGGGGATTTACCCCACCCCTTATTTTTTTTAGACGAACGGGGAGGTAGTGTCATGTTGAAGAAAATGACTATGAAAGACGTGGACTTAAAAGGAAAACGCGTATTTTGCCGAGTGGATTTTAACGTACCGATGTCAGAAGGAAAAGTGACAGATGATACACGGATCCGCGCTGCCATTCCAACCATCGAATATTTGGTTGATAATGGAGCAAAAGTAATTTTGGCCAGCCACTTGGGACGGCCAAAAGGTACAGTCAACGAAGACATGAGGCTTGCAGCTGCAGGCGCCAAACTAAGTGAATTATTACATAAAGAAGTGAAAAGCCTTGATGAATCCATCGGGCAAAAAGTTGAGCAGGAAATTGCTTCAATGAACGATGGCGACATTGTTTTATTGGAAAATGTCCGCTTCCATCCCGGCGAAGAAAAGAATGATGAACAATTGGCTAAAGCGTTTGCTGCATTGGC is part of the Planococcus shenhongbingii genome and harbors:
- the gap gene encoding type I glyceraldehyde-3-phosphate dehydrogenase — its product is MTLKLAINGFGRIGRIVYRQVMENPEVEVVAVNDLTDAKMLAHLLKYDSVHGISDAEISAEGEDLIVNGKRMRVFAEKDPAALPWGELGVDIVLESTGRFTDADAAAKHIEAGAKKVIVSAPGKDMKTLVMGVNHDSYDPATDNVVSNASCTTNGLAGISKVLNDRFGIKHAMMTTIHSYTNDQILLDSPHKDYRRARAAAESMIPTTTGAAVAVTKVLPELKGKLDGMAIRVPTPNVSLIDLVAELETEATVEDVNNALKEATENELKGYLAYTDLPLVSSDYNGNPASSTIDGASTMALGGNMVKVLSWYDNESGYSARCIDLALHMYKTGL